The nucleotide sequence CTGTACAGTTCCTGCTTCCTGATTGTTAAGGTTTACTACCTTAATCTCCATTTCTCACCCCTTACTTTCCTTTAACTATTACAAGACCTCCCTTGTGTCCGGGAACAGCACCCTTTACAAGGATGAGGTTCTTCTCAGGGATAACGTCAACGATTTCAAGGTTCTTAACTGTTACAGTTTCGTTACCGTAATGGCCGGCCATCCTCTTACCTTTATGAACCCTTCCGGGGTCTGCACAGGCCCCTATTGAACCGGGTCCCTCATGGAAGTCTGAACCGTGAGAACGCCTACCACCACCAAAACCGTGCCTCTTGTGGTAACCGGCAAAACCTCTTCCCTTTGACTTACCGGTTACATCAACTTTCTCACCTGGCTTAAAGATCTCAACGGTTATCTTATCGCCAACTGAATACTGATCAACGTTATCAAACTTAACCTCTTTAAGCCACCTTGTAGGCTTTATACCAGCCTTCTTAAAGTGACCGAGAAGAGGCTTTGGAAACTTGCTCTCAGCCTTATTCTTCTCCATAAAGCCAAGCTGGAGGGCACTGTATCCATCCCTCTCAGGAGTCCTCTTCTGAACAACCGTACATGGGCCGGCCTCTATCACAGTAACAGCTATAGCTTTACCGTCTTCAGTAAAAACTTGAGTCATTCCAACTTTTCTACCGAGGATACCTTTCATCACTTCACCTCTTAATCAAGCTTTATCTCTACA is from Thermovibrio guaymasensis and encodes:
- the rplC gene encoding 50S ribosomal protein L3, giving the protein MKGILGRKVGMTQVFTEDGKAIAVTVIEAGPCTVVQKRTPERDGYSALQLGFMEKNKAESKFPKPLLGHFKKAGIKPTRWLKEVKFDNVDQYSVGDKITVEIFKPGEKVDVTGKSKGRGFAGYHKRHGFGGGRRSHGSDFHEGPGSIGACADPGRVHKGKRMAGHYGNETVTVKNLEIVDVIPEKNLILVKGAVPGHKGGLVIVKGK